From Thalassoglobus sp. JC818, the proteins below share one genomic window:
- the rpiB gene encoding ribose 5-phosphate isomerase B — MKVALASDHRGVRVKGQILSQLEEIGYEAIDFGPFEDESVDYPDFAAKVAEAVATGQVDRGILICGTGVGMCIAANKFRGVRAATCHDDVTAEYSRRHNDTNIMCLSADMLGDRLLGRIVEIWLKTEFEGGRHQRRIEKISSIELRNGCQPTGDQTHEPSC, encoded by the coding sequence ATGAAAGTAGCACTGGCCAGCGACCATCGCGGCGTACGGGTGAAAGGGCAGATTCTTTCTCAATTGGAGGAAATCGGTTACGAAGCGATCGATTTCGGCCCCTTTGAAGATGAGAGCGTTGACTATCCCGATTTTGCAGCGAAGGTGGCTGAAGCAGTGGCAACTGGTCAGGTCGATCGAGGAATCCTGATCTGTGGAACTGGAGTCGGGATGTGCATCGCTGCGAACAAGTTTCGCGGGGTCCGAGCGGCAACGTGCCATGACGATGTCACCGCTGAATACAGTCGACGGCACAACGACACGAACATCATGTGTCTTTCCGCTGATATGTTGGGGGATCGACTCCTGGGACGAATTGTGGAGATCTGGTTGAAGACGGAATTCGAAGGGGGCCGACATCAGCGGAGAATTGAAAAAATCTCGTCGATCGAGCTTCGTAATGGCTGTCAGCCGACCGGCGATCAGACGCACGAACCGAGCTGCTGA